The Jaculus jaculus isolate mJacJac1 chromosome 3, mJacJac1.mat.Y.cur, whole genome shotgun sequence genome includes the window ATCCCACAGACGCTATTCTTAAAACCACCAACTAAATATCCACCCTCTACCCGCCATGAATAAGACTTTGGAGAATAAATTCCTGAGTTCATGTAAAAACTTTATTCAAATCATAACACTGTGCCCTGGGGTCAGAGTGTAGTTATACTGGCTACATATTCAGAAGCTGTGGTTCTGAGAATTAAGAACTTCCATAATTGGGAAACTAGGCCTAGCTACTTCCATGAAACCACAATCTGTGGCCAGGAGTCTTTAGCGGTGTCAGTGGATACTGAACCTTCAGTGGACATAGGAATGGTCATGCCAGACAACCTGAGCTGGAGAGGGAAGGGGGTTGCATTCCCAGATGTCAGGAAGACTAAGTGGAATGTCATCCAAGGACAGCAAACAGGGGCCCGGATGCACTGGATGGTCAGGATCCAATGGAGGGCCCAAGGGTTGAAGATCAGGGGCACAGTGACATCCCAAAGGCTTGGCAGGAAAAGTAATGTTGGGGCTTACAGAGGCAGGTTTGGGCAGAGCTCCACTGTCAGCAGAGTTCAGGTCCTGAGGAACCCAAGCTGAGTTTTCCACCAGGGCCGATTTGTGTCTTTTGGCCTGAGGCTGGAGACTTGCCTCCTGCACATCCACCAGGAAAGAACTACCCCCACCACGAAGTCGTTTGCCCCTCGAGGGGTGTACCTCTCCAGCCAACAGACCAGAGACCCCTAACGTGTTGTGGCTGATCCCTGAGAAGAGAAGGGAACCAGCAGTCCGGGTGAGGCGGCCCCGCCGGCGatgcctctggcccaggctggatgTCTCTTGAGGCAGTGCCTGTGCCCCCATCGTCAGCTTCTGCTGCTCAGGCTTGGCGTGGTCCACAAGTGCCTGGTCCTGGCCGCGCCTCCACAGCTCATAGCGCTCAGGCTGCAGGATGCGCACAAAGGCGTCCATGGAGAAGCTGACCCTGGCCTCCCCACAGCTGCACTGAGAGGCCACCTTGCCATAGTCGATCCACCGCTCGGTGGCGAAATTGGTGGCCTCCGCGCAGTTGAAGCCATGGTTGAAGCCAGCGTGGTAGCCATAGGGGAAGGTGACCATgaactctccagcctcctgggtcATGCGGCCAAAGGGGATGCCATTCTGCTGGAGCACGCTGGGAGAGAGGAGCGCCACCTTGTGCCGCAGGAAGGACTCGCAGGCCCGGGAGTTGGCAGGGAAAAGTTCCCTGGCCAGGCGCTCCAGGCGCTGCCCATGCTCAGGGGGCACAGCATACCACGTCTTGGGCTCCCCGAAGTGCAGGTAGTTGATGCTGTACAGGTCCATGTCCTCCGTGTGCCAAGCGAAGGTGGTCTTCCACATGCCGAAGTACAGGTAGGGCGTGTTGATGCCCTCGATCACCACTCCGCATTCCTGCTGCAGGAGGTCTAAAATGCTCCCCAGGTGTGCAAGGTTCCAGTGCTCAGTGTTTTCATCAAACAAGGATCCGTTGATGTCAGCGCCATAAAGTGGTGACTCGTAGAGGCggttcttccagtattttctctcCAAATCTTCAAAATTCCGGTGAGGTGGGGGCCGACATCTTTTGCTGTTGGCCAGGTGGCGATACTGCCCCACTGTCATGGCTTTCATCTTTCTGTGATATTGTGTGAAGACACCTGCCTTCCCAGACACCAGCTGCTTCAGGGGAGCGGCTATTAAGATGTCACTGATGTTGTCGTAGGACTGCCTGGCTCTCCATCCTTTGGGTGGGATGACCTTGGCGAGCCCAGCTCGGTGAGCACCCTGGGACTCCATGTAGGCAATGTATTTGTTGAAATCTGAAAATTCTTCCATGGTTGGGCGGAAGACCATGATGGAACCGCTTGGGTTCTGGCTGCTGGCGCTCTCAGACATGACTGCAGGTCTTCGGCTACGGGCTTAGGGCTTAAGGAGGGCTCTAGATTCCTGAGGATGTAGTGGCAGCCGTTTCCTCTTCTTTATATGTGAGGCCGGCTCGGGTTTTTAAACAAATCAATTCTCTTTCCCAACCTTGTTGATTTACTAGGAAGGCGGGCAGTCTCCACCTGCTGGAGTAGGGAGGCCAAAGGAAACCCTGACTCAGTCTGCGCTCGCCATGGTTCTTCAATTATTCTCCTTGTTGGTctgaattttcagtgccaagaaaaTGGAGTGTCACTTGTGGAGCAGGAAAGCCCGCCTAAGTCTTTGCTCAGTCCACAGCTGAGGGAGTCCCTAGGCTAGGGTTGTCCGCAGGAACTCCTCTCCTGCATCCAGCTTGAATGAACTGCAGGAGAGCACTGCAAGTCAGGTCTCCCTAAATACAGAACAACAGAATAACAAAATTTTAAGTGGATGGCAAAAAGCAGTAACAAAACTAAAATTACAATATTAATATCACTGTTTAAAGTCAAATTagtagaaagagaaacaaaaatctgAGTATATAATAACACTATTACCCACTAGGAATGATGACCCAAAGAAAATgttgatttgggggctggagagatggcttggcggtcaagtgcttgcctgtgaagcctaaggacccgggttcaaggctctattccccaggacccacattagccagatgcacaaaagggtgcatgcgtctggagttcatttacagtggctggaggccctggagtgcccattctctctctctctttccctctttctctctctgtcgctctcaaataaataaacaaaaaatagaaataaaagaaaatgctgccgggcgtggtggcgcacgcctttaatcccagcacttgggaggcagaggtaggaggatcgccgagagttcgaggccaccctgagactacatagtgaattccaggtcagcctgagccagagtgagaccctacctcgaaaaaccaaaaaaaaaaaaaaaaaaaaaaaaactgaaagagcATATCTACAAAgagattatataaattataaataaactaGTGATTAAATGGATATATAACCTAAAATTTGCTtgggtttcttaaaaaaaaaaaaaagcattaaggggctgaggagattgctcagtggtagaaggcATTTGCCTAGTTGGAcctcccagtacctatgtaaagtcaaatgaacaaagtggcacatgtatctgatacttgtctgcagtagcaagaggctctctctttctctccttgcaaataaataatatttttaaaaaaaacaattgaatCTTATGAACAAGTTGGTCCTGTAAATTTCCTCAAAAGCACATCCAATATTGGTGTGACAGAGAAACACAGTGACCTACCTTCCACCAACAAAATCCGGGACCAGCGGCAGATGCTCAAGCTCACAGGGAGACAGCTTCTTGTCCTGGAGCTACACGCCTGGTGAGGCCCGATCCTCCGGAGCCCAGCTTTATATGCTAGGGGTCCTCTAACCACATCAGAGCCAGCCCAATCAAATGCAACCATTCAGCTacttccttgtttatttttacttaatccACACCCACTCCTCCTGTTTAAAAAACTAATCAAATCTAATTAAGAGATTGCAAATCAATTAAGAAgtagaagaaggaaaaataagaaatatgtaaaaagatctaaaaaagacaaaaacagggaaaagaagaaagtctccATAGCAGTATGTTAATACCAAATATCTTCATATTACCAATAGGAATGTTTTGTAGTTACTCAAAACTAGTTAGAAGGGgtaaagagatggttcaggggttaagttgcttgcctgcaaagcctgatgacctaggtttgatttcccagttcccacataaagccaaatgcccaaagtggtataggcatcttgagttcatttgcagtggctaaaagtccCTTCGTTCCcgctctctccacctctctctctttctttctctccatttctatttctctctgtttgcaaataaaaaaatagatcaaaataaagttgggtgtggtggcacacacctttaatctcagacataagaggatcaccataaattcaaggccagactgagactacatcatgaattccaggtcagcctgggctaaagcaagaccctcccttggaaaaactaaactaaataaaaagtttaaaaatcaagaaacagAACTAGCTAGAAGCATATTTCAATGGAGGGAGCCATGCAAAACTAAGTCTGACAAGAAGTTATATCTGCCAACTCCTTAGTCAGCTGCGAGCATAGATCTTATTTGTGTTCTGACCCTCAGAAGCTCGGAGAGGGAAGAAGCAAACTCCAATATGTCAATGTTCAGACAACCAAACAACTTTGATTATGGGATCTGAAACCACCACAAGgcgaatatttttttaattttttgtttatttttatttgtttattttttagagtgacagacagacagaggaagaggcagaaagagagagagagagagaatgggcatgccagggcctccagtcactccaaacgaactccagatgcctgcgccccttatgcatctggctaacgtgggtcctggggaatcgagcctcgagccagggtccttaggcttcacaggcaagtgcttaaccgctaagccatctctccagtttaaggcaaatatttttaatattttatttatttgcaagcagagagagagagagaatggtctctccagggcctcttgccactgcaaaggaactccagatgcatgttccaccctgtgcatctagctttacatggatactggggattaaaccctgggctgtccggctttgcaagcaagcacctttacctgttcagccatctctccagcccacgcaaATATTTTTTATCGTACATAAGACATTCACAAAAAATTATCAACACAGAGGTATAAAAAATTGCAatgtcaagctgggtgtggtggcacacgcctttaatcccagcactcaggaggcagag containing:
- the LOC101611595 gene encoding lysine-specific demethylase 4D-like; the encoded protein is MSESASSQNPSGSIMVFRPTMEEFSDFNKYIAYMESQGAHRAGLAKVIPPKGWRARQSYDNISDILIAAPLKQLVSGKAGVFTQYHRKMKAMTVGQYRHLANSKRCRPPPHRNFEDLERKYWKNRLYESPLYGADINGSLFDENTEHWNLAHLGSILDLLQQECGVVIEGINTPYLYFGMWKTTFAWHTEDMDLYSINYLHFGEPKTWYAVPPEHGQRLERLARELFPANSRACESFLRHKVALLSPSVLQQNGIPFGRMTQEAGEFMVTFPYGYHAGFNHGFNCAEATNFATERWIDYGKVASQCSCGEARVSFSMDAFVRILQPERYELWRRGQDQALVDHAKPEQQKLTMGAQALPQETSSLGQRHRRRGRLTRTAGSLLFSGISHNTLGVSGLLAGEVHPSRGKRLRGGGSSFLVDVQEASLQPQAKRHKSALVENSAWVPQDLNSADSGALPKPASVSPNITFPAKPLGCHCAPDLQPLGPPLDPDHPVHPGPCLLSLDDIPLSLPDIWECNPLPSPAQVVWHDHSYVH